Sequence from the Nocardia brasiliensis genome:
CTCGTCCAGGAATTTCCGGCTCGCCACCGCCAGATCGAAGGTGGGTGCGCCCGCCGCCGCGGTCTCGGCACTGGAGGTCACGATGTGCCCGCCGGAGTCGAGCAGCTTCGACAGGGTCGGGTCCCACACCCACGCCGCATCGATCTGGCCGCCGGTCCACGCGCCGGGAATCGCGTCGGGTTTGAGGTTGATCAGCTGCACGTCCGCGGCCAGCCCGGCCCGGTCCAGCGCGGCGAGCAGGCTGTAGTGGGCGGTGCTGCCGAACGGCGTCGCGACGCGCTTGCCGCGCAACCCGGCCAGGTCGGTGACCGCCGCGTCCCTGGCGACCAGCGACTCGGACTTGCCGATGACATCGTGGATCCACAGCACCCGCACCGGCAGGTCGAGCGGCGCGGACAGCGCCTTGGTCGCGGGCGCCGAGCCGAGCGTGCCGATATCGAGGCTGCCCGCGCCGAACGCCTGCACCACGTCGGCACCCGAAGCGAACTGGCTCCAGGTGACTTTCGCGTTCGGCAGGCAGGCGGCGAGCAGCCCACGGTCCTTCACGAGCAGGTCGGCGTTGGGAATCGCCTGGTAGCCGATCCTGGCCTCGGTGGTGACGCCGGGGTCGACCGGGAACGGGCAACTCGCCTGCGCGCCAGCGGCTCCGGTGTCGCCGCGCCCGGATTCGACGCACCCGGCCGTCGCCGCGAGGACGGCCGCGAGGGCCAGACCGATCGTAACGGCACGGCGCACAGCGGATTTCATACCTTGCCTTTCCACGGAACTGCTTTGGCACCAAGGAACTTGATGACCGAGTCGAGCACGAGAGCGGCGGCGCCGATCACGATGATGCACGCGATTGTCAGCGGCGTATTCAATTGCGTGCCTGCGATATACGCGAGGCCGCCGATGCCGGGGATGCCGTTGTTCAGCTCGGCGGCGACCACGGTAGTCCAGGCGAACGCGGTGGCGATCCGGATGCCGCCGATCACCTCGGGCAGCGTCGCGGGCAGCACCACCCGCGAAATGACCTGTGCCCGTCCGGCGCCCAGCGCGCGGGCGGCGTTCCGATAGTCCTGCTTGACCCCGGTGACACCGGTGAGCGTGGCGATCGCGATGGGTGGGAAGGCCGCGAGGAACAGCAGCCAGATCTTCGACACGTCGCCGATGCCGAACCAGACGATCAGCAGGCCGATATAGCCGAGCGGCGGCAGGGAACGCAGGAAGTTGAGGATCGGCTCGGTGATCAAGCGCACCGGCGCGAGCATGCCCATCACGAAGCCGACCAGCGGCCCGGTCACGATCGCAAGGCCGACGCCGGCGCCGATCCGCTGCAGGCTGGCGAGCAGGTGTTCCCACAGGTAGTAGTTCTGTTCGCCGATTACCGTGCGGTCGACGCCCGCTGCGATCTGGTGGCGGGAGTTGGCCCGCACGAACGCGTCCCACACCGCGCGCGGCGCGGGCAGATACAGCGGGTCGACCAACCCCGACGCCGTGATCGCCACCCAGAGCCCGAGCACCAGGGCGAGTGCGGCGAGGCGGGCCAGCATTGGCCCGGCCACCCGAAAGGAGCGCTGCGGTCGACGGACCGGCGCGTCGGGCGCCTCGGCTCGGGCCGTCGGCGTTTCCGGCGTGCTGATCGCGGTCATCGGGCCCTGCCCGGACTGCCGATTTCGGGCACGACACTCTCCTCACGATTCGCCGCTGAGCACGGCGAATGTCGAGGCTAGCCGGGTGCGCCCGCAGCGGGGAGAGTTAGGAACGCCGTGAACATAACTCAGGCGCGCAGGCGCTCCCTGCGCAGCTGCTCGACCTCGGGCAGCTCCAGCGGAGCCAGTTCCGAGACACCGAGCGCCCGCATCAGCAGCAGATCCGCGAGTTCCGGGTTACGGGCCAGCGCGGGGCCGTGCATATAGGTGCCGAGCACCGAACCCTGCACCACGCCCTCGAGGCCGTCGCCGACCCCGTTGCCGACGCCGCGGGTGACCCGGGCCAGCCCGCTCGCGTCACCGCCGAGTTTCGTACCGCCACGGTGGTTTTCGAATCCGGTCAGTGCCGCGGTGAGGCCGGGCAGCAGCGGTGTCGTGGTGACCTCGCCGATCGCGCGCTCGGACTGCGGTGCGGTGGTCACATCGATCATGCCGACGCCGTCGACGCGCTCGCCCGACGAGGTCTCGTACCACTGGCCGAGCACCTGGATCGCGGCGCAGATGGCAAGCACCGGAGCGCCTTTCGCGGCGGCCTGCTGCAGGCCCGGGTAGCGCTGCAGGTGCCGGGTGGCCAGGCGCTGCGCGGAATCCTCCGCGCCGCCGAGGGTGTAGATGTCCAGCGAATCGGGCACCGGGTCGGCCAGGGTGATCTCGACGATCTCGGCGGCATAGCCGCGCAGCCGCAGCCGCTGGCGCAACACCAGCGCGTTGCCGCCGTCGCCGTAGGTGCCCATCACGTCGGGCAGTACCAGCCCGATCCGTACTGTCGATTCGGTCATGCCGTCCGTCCGTCGAGGTCGCGGTTGAGATCACGGAACGCGGTGTAGTTCGCCAGCACCTCGACGTGCCCGGCGGGGCAGGAAGCGATGGCGCGCACCGGATTCGACACCGTGGTGTGTTCGACGCCCGCGTAGGTGAGGCGCACCGCGAGGTCGGTGGCCCGCTCGCCCGAGGCGACCACCTGCACCCCTTCGAAGTGTTCGAACCGCACATCCCACAGCCAGGACAGATCCTCGCCGTCGGGCACCTGTCCGTTCACCGCGATGACGAGCCCGGCCGCGGCCGGTTCGATCATCGAGAGCGCCTCCTGCCAGCCCGCCGGATTCTTGGCCAGCAGCAGTCGGGCGGCATGGTCGCCGACCTGCACCGTCCGGTAGCGGCCCGCGATCTCGCGCACCGTGCCGGTGGCGGTGACGGCGTCGGCGGCGCCGGCGCCGAGCGCGACCGCCGCGGCCACCGCCTGCGCGGCGTTGCCGCGATTGGCCCGGCCGGGCAGGGCCAGCTCGAGCGGCAGCCGCACCCCGTCGGGGCCGACCAGGTCGTTGCCCTCGAGCCACCAATCCGGTTCTGGCCGTGCGAAATCCGCGCCGGTGCTGCGCCAGTGCTTGCCCGCCTCGCCGCCCCTGGCGCCGGCGGGCGCGTCTTCCCAGACGATGGGCTCACCGCTGCGCGGGCAGCTGGTGGCATCCATCGACCAGCCGCTGCCCGCGGCCACCCACACCACGTTCGGGTGGTCGTAGGCGATCGAGGTCACCAGCACGTCGTCGCAGTTCGCGATCACCACGGTGGCAGGGTGGCGGGCCAGGCCCGCGCGCAGCTTGCGCTCGATCATGTTGATCTCGCCGACCCGGTCCAGCTGGTCGCGGCTCAGGTTGAGCAGCACGACCGCGGCCGGATTCAGCGAGTCGGTCACGTGCGGCAGATGCAGCTCGTCCACCTCGATCGCGGCCAGCGGCGCGCCGCGGTGCACGCTGAGCGCGGCGACGATGCCCGCGTCCATGTTCGCGCCGTCGGCCTGGGTGGCCACCGCGCCGAGCGTGCCGAGCGCCGCCGTGGTCATCCTGGTCGTGGTCGACTTGCCGTTGGTGCCGGTGATCAGCACCGTGCGCTTGCCACGGCCGAGCTGGTCCATGATCGTCTTGTCGATCTGCAGCGCGATGAGCCCGCCGATCATCGATCCCTTGCCGCGTCCCGCCTTCTGCGAGGCCCACGACGCTGCCGCCGCGGCCCGCAGCGCGATTCGCCCGCGCACCGAAATGTCTGCCACGCCGCGAGTCTAATGTCGGCCCGCCCCGGCGGCCGCGCCAGCCGCCAACCGGGGCGACCCGCGGCGTCAGCCCTGGTAGAGCTTGGCGTTGTAGTTCGCGGGCGCGTAGTGCTGTTCGAGTTCCTCGATCGTCGCGGTGACCTCGCTCTGCACCTCTTTGACGAGGCGGGGCCAGCTGGGCAGGCCGTCGTCGGACCACCGCTCGGGCTGCCAGAGATTGCTGCGCAGGAACGCTTTGGCGCAGTGGAAGTAGATCTGCTCGATCGAGACCTCGACGGCCAGGATCGGGCGGTGGCCGCGCACCACCATGTCGTCGAAGTACGGTGCGTCGCGCACCAGCCTGGCACGGCCGTTGATCCGCAGGGTCTGCGGCCTGCCCGGAATGATGAACAGCAGCCCGACATGCGGATTGGTGAGGATGTTCAGGTAGCCGTCGGCCCGTCTATTGCCCGGCCGCTCCGGGATCGCGAGGGTCCGGTCGTCGAGGACCTTGACGAAGCCCGCCGGGTCGCCCTTCGGTGAGGCGTCGCAGGTGCCCTCGGCGTCACTGGTGCTCATCACCAGAAACGGCGTCGCGGCGATCCAGTCCCGGTCCCTCGGGTGCAGCGCGACGCGCTCCTTGTTCGCCGCGAGCGGCGTGACCTCGCCGAGTAGTCGCCGCAGTTCGGCCGGGTCGGTGATCTGTTCGCTGATTTCGCTCACACCTGATTCAAGCACTCGCACGGATGCGGCGATGCCCTTCGACCCCAGCGAGATCGATCCCTCAGATCTGCACGTCGAACAGATTCGGCTGGCCCGCCGCGTAGCGGTCGGCGTCGATGCGGCGCAACGGTTCCAGCTCGGGTGCGCGGTACAGGGTGTACATCCGGCAGCGTTCGGCGTTCGAGCCCGACACCTCGAGCAGGGCGTTCACCGCGGCCCGCGCCGACTCGTTGGC
This genomic interval carries:
- a CDS encoding ABC transporter substrate-binding protein, which encodes MRRAVTIGLALAAVLAATAGCVESGRGDTGAAGAQASCPFPVDPGVTTEARIGYQAIPNADLLVKDRGLLAACLPNAKVTWSQFASGADVVQAFGAGSLDIGTLGSAPATKALSAPLDLPVRVLWIHDVIGKSESLVARDAAVTDLAGLRGKRVATPFGSTAHYSLLAALDRAGLAADVQLINLKPDAIPGAWTGGQIDAAWVWDPTLSKLLDSGGHIVTSSAETAAAGAPTFDLAVASRKFLDEHARFAAVWAKLQDYAVQQVRTAPEDAAVSIGAQLGIDPKLVGPQLAGYTYLGAAEQADARYLGGGFGADLRKTAEFLLSQGGIDAVGDETAYRAGIYVDAAKAAGS
- a CDS encoding ABC transporter permease, with translation MTAISTPETPTARAEAPDAPVRRPQRSFRVAGPMLARLAALALVLGLWVAITASGLVDPLYLPAPRAVWDAFVRANSRHQIAAGVDRTVIGEQNYYLWEHLLASLQRIGAGVGLAIVTGPLVGFVMGMLAPVRLITEPILNFLRSLPPLGYIGLLIVWFGIGDVSKIWLLFLAAFPPIAIATLTGVTGVKQDYRNAARALGAGRAQVISRVVLPATLPEVIGGIRIATAFAWTTVVAAELNNGIPGIGGLAYIAGTQLNTPLTIACIIVIGAAALVLDSVIKFLGAKAVPWKGKV
- a CDS encoding type 1 glutamine amidotransferase yields the protein MTESTVRIGLVLPDVMGTYGDGGNALVLRQRLRLRGYAAEIVEITLADPVPDSLDIYTLGGAEDSAQRLATRHLQRYPGLQQAAAKGAPVLAICAAIQVLGQWYETSSGERVDGVGMIDVTTAPQSERAIGEVTTTPLLPGLTAALTGFENHRGGTKLGGDASGLARVTRGVGNGVGDGLEGVVQGSVLGTYMHGPALARNPELADLLLMRALGVSELAPLELPEVEQLRRERLRA
- a CDS encoding MurT ligase domain-containing protein, with protein sequence MADISVRGRIALRAAAAASWASQKAGRGKGSMIGGLIALQIDKTIMDQLGRGKRTVLITGTNGKSTTTRMTTAALGTLGAVATQADGANMDAGIVAALSVHRGAPLAAIEVDELHLPHVTDSLNPAAVVLLNLSRDQLDRVGEINMIERKLRAGLARHPATVVIANCDDVLVTSIAYDHPNVVWVAAGSGWSMDATSCPRSGEPIVWEDAPAGARGGEAGKHWRSTGADFARPEPDWWLEGNDLVGPDGVRLPLELALPGRANRGNAAQAVAAAVALGAGAADAVTATGTVREIAGRYRTVQVGDHAARLLLAKNPAGWQEALSMIEPAAAGLVIAVNGQVPDGEDLSWLWDVRFEHFEGVQVVASGERATDLAVRLTYAGVEHTTVSNPVRAIASCPAGHVEVLANYTAFRDLNRDLDGRTA
- a CDS encoding pyridoxamine 5'-phosphate oxidase family protein; the protein is MSEISEQITDPAELRRLLGEVTPLAANKERVALHPRDRDWIAATPFLVMSTSDAEGTCDASPKGDPAGFVKVLDDRTLAIPERPGNRRADGYLNILTNPHVGLLFIIPGRPQTLRINGRARLVRDAPYFDDMVVRGHRPILAVEVSIEQIYFHCAKAFLRSNLWQPERWSDDGLPSWPRLVKEVQSEVTATIEELEQHYAPANYNAKLYQG